AAGTTAAAGGGGATTCCCCAACCGGACCCCGTCAGGCTGGATAATCTGGTAGGATATAAAACGGAACGAAAGGTAATTATTGACAATACCAGGCAATTTATTGCCGGTTATCCGGCCAATAATATTTTATTATACGGAGACCGGGGCACGGGCAAATCGTCAACGGTCAAAGCCCTGTTAAACGAGTTTTTCATAAAAGGCCTCCGGCTGGTGGAAATGACCAAAAAGCAGTTGTCTGACCTACCAAGCCTGTTGGATGTCCTGAAACGTCATCCGCAAAAATTTATTATATTTATCGATGACCTTTCCTTTGAAGAAACCGAAACAGAATACCTGGCCCTGAAAGCGATTTTGGAAGGAAGCCTGGAAGCACGCCCGGCCAATGTGTTGATTTATGCCACATCAAACAGACGCCACTTGGTAAAAGAAAAATTCAGCGACAGGACTGTTTCTACAGTATACAAGGATTCGGAGGAAATCAGGATTCAGGATACGATGCAGGAGAAACTGTCATTGTCGGACCGTTTCGGGATAACGGTGATATTCCCTGCTCCTGACCAAAAAACCTACCTGGAAATAGTGGAAAATCTGGCTATCCAGAGAAGCATCGCATTGGACCCCGCTGTTTTGAGGCAGCGGGCGATACAGTGGTCCATGCTACACAACGGTCGCTCCGGCAGGTCGGCAAAACAGTTTATCGATCAATTGGAAGGTGAACTGGCCCTGGAAAAAACACATTTTTGACAGTTAGGAAAAATAATGAAGGGGCCGTTCACGTATGAACTGAGCCCCTTTCAAACTTCCCTCTTTAGTGGTTTTTTTATGTTTTACCTGACCCCACCAAAAACAATACAGGAATTATGATAGCCAACAAAGACACCGCTGAGCACCTGCCCGTACAAGCTGTGCAAAGGCCGTTAAAATTACGGTAAAAGTCTATGGACGCCAATATCAACCCAGCGGCTAAAACCGTATACAATATCACCCTATAGGTTAAAGCGCTGCCTGATTTCATAAAATTCCCCCACAGTCTCATCAAAAATCTTCCTGATTTTTCAATAATTTGTCCAAGGAGGGTTTGCCACAGTCTCTCATATTCTGCACTCTAGCTCCAATTTTTTTGGAAGATAAAGGCTTTTCCTTACGATTATATTAAAATTATATTACAAAAATAGGTCGGTTTCCATAAAAAATTAACAAAACGGCAAAAAAAATGGTAGAGAGTATTTCTCTACCAAATGGAAAATGGGTTTAACAGGTTTAGAAATAAAAATCCTGGCCTCAAAAGAAACCAGGAAAACCGTTAACTTTATCCGGTACTTCCCTTTCTCCCGAAGGGCGCTGCACCTTTGTCCCAGGCAGGTCTCCTGACTCATGGCTCAACGCTTCCCAAACCTTCCCCGGAAATCGAGTGGCCTTCTTTGGGTTGCTCCCCATTCACAGTGGCGGGACCGTACAGGATTTTCACCTGTTTCCCTATTATCCCTTATAAGGGCACCTGAAACAAATCCAATTTTAAGTTCTTAAAAATTATAACATAATCCTTTCAAAAAGTCTACTGCAAAAAACGAATTTAAGGGTGGCAAAAACGCCACCCTTTGCTTAATTGCAGCCTGTATTCCTGAATTTGGTTTCTTTATTTGGTACTGACTGCACTTTCGCCACCTACAGCTGCCTGGGCTGCTGCCAGACGGGCAATAGGCACGCGGAACGGAGAACAACTGACATAATCCATGCCTACCCGGTGACAGAAGGCGATGGAACTGGGCTCGCCTCCATGTTCACCGCAGATACCCACTTTGAGTTTTGGGTTGGCTTGCCGGCCGAGTTCGGTACCCATTTTAACCAATTTGCCCACACCGCCCTGGTCGAGGACAATAAAGGGGTTATCGGTAAGAATTTTCTTGGCCAGGTAATCCTGCAGGAACTTACCTTCAGCATCGTCCCGGCTAAAGCCCAGGGTAGTCTGAGTCAGGTCATTGGTGCCAAAGGAGAAGAAATCAGCAAATTCCGCAATCTCATCGGCTGTGACGGCAGCTCTCGGCATCTCAATCATCGTTCCTACATGGATATCAAAAGTAACACCTGTTTCTTCCTGTACTTGTTTGGCTATTTCAACGGCCTGTTCACGCAGCATCCTGAGCTCGTTGGCATGAATAACCAGCGGGATCATAACCTCCGGCTTAGCATCAACACCTTCCTTCACTAACTGCGCCGTAGCCTGGTAAATAGCGCGAACCTGCATAGCATAAATTTCCGGGAAGGTTACACCCAGACGGCAGCCCCGGTGCCCAAGCATGGGGTTAAACTCATGCAGTTGACGCACTTTCTTGAGCAGTTCTTCTTTTTCAGCAATAACCTTGGGATCCCCATTAGTACATTTCAACTCGGCGATCTCAACGGCCAGTTCTTCCTGGTTGGGCAGGAACTCATGCAGTGGTGGGTCAAGCAACCGGATATAAACAGGGAAACCTGCCATGGCCTTTAAAATGCCGTAAAAATCTCCCTGCTGCATGGGCAGTAATTTTTCCAGAGCGGCATTTCTTTCTTCCAGGGTTTCGGCCAAAATCATCTGCTGAACAACAGGCAGTCTATCCTGAGCCATAAACATGTGCTCGGTACGACAGAGGCCGATACCTTCAGCGCCAAATTCCCGTGCCCTGGCTGCGTCTTCTGGAGTATCAGCATTAGCCCTTACGGACATGGTTCTCAGTTCATCGGCCCAGGAAAGCAGTTTCTGGAATTCACCGGAAATCTCCGGGTCAATCATGGGCACTTCACCAAGAATGACCTGGCCGGTAGCGCCATCGATAGAAATTACGTCGCCCTCTTTAACTGTAACACCGTCAACAGTAAAATATTTGCCTTCGTAATTAATTTTGATTGCTTCACAGCCGCATACACAAGGTTTACCCATACCGCGGGCAACAACGGCTGCGTGGCTGGTCATACCGCCACGGCTGGTCAATACGCCCTGAGCTTCCACAATGCCGTGGATATCATCAGGTGTTGTCTCGGTCCGTACCAACACAACTTTTACGCCCTGCTGGCCCAATTTTTCGGCCTCGTCAGCATCGAATACTACCTGGCCGCAGGCAGCGCCGGGAGAGGCAGGTAATCCTTTAGCGATTACTTCAAATTTGGCATTGGGGTCAATTCTCCGGTGGAGGAGTTGGTCTAACTGACCGGGCTCTACTCTTAAGATAGCTTCTTTCTTATCAATAAGGCCTTCTTCTACCATATCCACCGCTATCTTGATAGCAGCCGGCGCTGTCCTCTTTCCATGACGGGTCTGTAATATGTACAACTTGCCTCTTTCAATAGTAAACTCAATATCCTGCATGTTCTTGTAGTGGTTTTCGAGGAGCTTGCAGATATCAAGAAACTGTTGGTAGATTTCTGGCATTTCCTCTTCCAACTTGCTGATGGGCTGCGGAGTTCTGATACCGGCAACTACGTCTTCGCCCTGCGCGTTAATAAGATACTCGCCGTAAAGCTTTTTTTCACCGGTAGACGGGTTCCTGGTAAAGGCGACGCCGGTACCGCAGTCATTACCCATATTACCGAAAACCATTAGCTGAACGTTCACGGCTGTACCCAGATCATCGGGGATACCGTTAAGCTTCCGGTAAACTATGGCCCTTTGGTTGTTCCAGGAGCCAAATACGGCAGTAACAGCGCCGAATAACTGTTCCATGGGGTCTTCGGGGAATGGTTTTCCCGTTTCTCTCAAAACTACATTCTTGTATTCGGCAACTATTGCTCTTAAGTCTTCAGCATCCAGTTCCGTGTCATACTGAACGCCTTTTTTCTCCTTTTGGGCTTCTAAAACATTTTCAAATTTATAATGATCTACACCCAGAACTACGTTGCTATACATTTGGATAAATCTGCGGTAGCAGTCCAGAACAAAGCGTTCATTCTGAGTGGCTTCGATCATACCCTGGCAGGTTTGTTCATTGAGGCCCAGGTTCAGAATGGTATCCATCATACCGGGCATCGAAAACTTGGCCCCAGAACGAACGGATACCAGTAACGGGTTTTTGGCGTCCCCAAACTTTTTCCCGGCCATTTCCTCAAGGCTGGCCAACTTTTCTTTAAGCTCTTCTTCCAATCCTTCAGGCCACTTTTTCCCCTGGGCATAATATTCGTTGCATGCCTCTGTGGTAATGGTCAATCCCGGTGGCACGGGAAGACCGATGTTTGTCATTTCCGCCAGGTTGGCACCCTTGCCTCCCAGCAAATCCCTCATATCCGCTTTGCCTTCTTTAAACAGGTAAACATACTTCTTATTTGCCATATCCATCCCCCTTATTAACTATTTCTAAAACTTTACTGGCCGTTTCTTCCACGGCTTTGTTAGTAACATCAATAATAGGACAGTTGATTTTACGCATAATTTCTTCTGCATAGTCCAGTTCCTTTAAAATTCGTTCCATGCTGGCATAATCGGCCCCGGATTTTAACCCAAGGGTCTTTAGTCGTTCACGGCGGATTTCGTTTAGCTGTTCGGGTTTAATCGTTAAGCCAATTACTTTCTTCGGAGGCAGGATAAAAAGATCGGCCGGAGCTGCCACTTCCGGGACCAGAGGAATATTGGTAGCTTTCACCCTTTTATGTGCCAGATACATGCATAAGGGGGTTTTACCGGTCCGGGATACCCCAATGATGACCACATCGGCATAATTTATCCCTCTGGGGTCCTTTCCGTCATCATATTTGACGGCAAATTCTATGGCCTCGACTTTCCGAAAATATTCTTTGTCCAACTTATGGAGAAGGCCCGGCTTCATCTTTGGCGTTTTGTCCAGCATATTGGCCAGGGCCTCCACCATTGGCCCCATAATATCCACAGCCGTTACACCCAGGTTTACCGTTTCCTGCACAAGTGCATCACGAAGTTCCGGGAGCACCAGTGTATATGCAATTATTGCAGGCTCCTGTTTGGCTTCAGCTACAATCTCTTTGATATGATGGACATTATTAACATAGGGAATTGTCCTTATATCAATATTTCCTCCGTTGAACTGGCTTGCCGCAGCTCTTACAACGAATTCTGCTGTTTCTCCTACCGAGTCGGATACCACGTAAACTTTTGGCTGCATTGTATCGGTTGAGACACCTTCACCTCCTAACGGGTTTCGCCTAACTCAACAAAGAGCTTGGTAATAGTTGTTTTTGTTATCCTGCCGGTAACCCGCAATTTTTCTTCGCCGTTGGCCAGGGTTTTCACTTCCACAACGGGCAGGGCATCAATTTCCCTGGACACCAGTTTCTGAGCAGCGAGCAAAATGGGGTCATCAGGATTGATTGTAACTACATTGGGCATCTTAGTCATCACAACCATTACCGGCACTTTGGAAACATCCATGCCACCCATGGTTGCTTTTAAAAGATCTTTTCTGGAAACCACCCCTTCCAGGTAACCATTTTTAGTAATAAACAATGTCCCTACATCTTCCATAAACATGCTGACAATAGCATCGTAAATGCTGACTTGCTCATCAAGAACAAAAGGAAAAGAACAAACATCTTTTACTTTAATTTTATTGATTCTCTGGGCAACCAGACTATTAATCGTTTTCCCGGTAAAAATATAACCGACCCGCGGCCGGGCTTCCAAAATGCCGGCCATAGTCAACAGGGTTAGGTCAGGGCGTAAGGTTGCCCTGATCAGGGACAGTTTTTCAGCAATTTGTCTACCGGTAATAGGGCCTTCCTGCTTGACTATTTCTACGATTTGTTCCTGGCGTTTGGTAAGTTCCACTTCAGTCACTACCCTCCCTGAAGACAATGTGTTATACTAATAGAACAAATATACTATATAATTATACGCGATATTTGAGAAAAGTCCTGCCTTTTTGTACTAATGTTCTACATTTTTTACCCAGAAAATATAGTATTTAACCATTTGCCGACATAGACCGATTTTTCAAAAAAGACCTTAAGGTTCCCTCAAGCGGGCTAGCCGGATTTATCCGTCTTTACCCGCTAGACTCTACACGCCAACTGAAATATAAGCGTAAAAAGGAACCCTAAGGTCTCTTAATATCCTACAAACATGTGGAACAAAACCAACTTCACGGCTCGCTTTGTCATTTACTGGACAATTTTGGTCAGGTCGGCTATGGGCAGCATCAAGTTAGTAATCTGCTTTAACAGCGCCAACCGGTTATTCTTAATCCGTTCATCGTCAACCATTACCATAACTTGCTCAAAGTAATTATCTATGGGCTGCTGAAGGAGAGCAAACCGCTGAAACAACTGCCTGTACTGCCCTTCTTTCAGGTAAGTCCTAAACTCTTCGGAAGCTGTCAAAAATTCTTTATAAAGGGCTTTTTCGGCTTCTTCCTTTAATAGTGCAGGTTCAATATCTTCAGTCTCGGCTTTATTAGCCAGATTTGCCACCCGGTTATAAGCCCTTAACAACTTATCAAAGAT
This genomic stretch from Thermincola ferriacetica harbors:
- a CDS encoding ATP-binding protein, translating into MPKKESKQLDNQLFQLQLAFAGLSLYRNLLTTDAGTQLYNLLSLLRAKEVEPLEIVSAYHTLLHTLCRDAELTGEPCVGDAWQNFLLDFIITDENPFSLQAQKMSLRDMSPSLIKAAGYDMKLLQQLFYATSVVKKACGFASDSAYPDWHVFGGQNPPSNTNLENHQIKNMFMETPAWESCLEKLADFYQQKGCGIFAKYIAFKWSGEDKKLKGIPQPDPVRLDNLVGYKTERKVIIDNTRQFIAGYPANNILLYGDRGTGKSSTVKALLNEFFIKGLRLVEMTKKQLSDLPSLLDVLKRHPQKFIIFIDDLSFEETETEYLALKAILEGSLEARPANVLIYATSNRRHLVKEKFSDRTVSTVYKDSEEIRIQDTMQEKLSLSDRFGITVIFPAPDQKTYLEIVENLAIQRSIALDPAVLRQRAIQWSMLHNGRSGRSAKQFIDQLEGELALEKTHF
- the ppdK gene encoding pyruvate, phosphate dikinase; translation: MANKKYVYLFKEGKADMRDLLGGKGANLAEMTNIGLPVPPGLTITTEACNEYYAQGKKWPEGLEEELKEKLASLEEMAGKKFGDAKNPLLVSVRSGAKFSMPGMMDTILNLGLNEQTCQGMIEATQNERFVLDCYRRFIQMYSNVVLGVDHYKFENVLEAQKEKKGVQYDTELDAEDLRAIVAEYKNVVLRETGKPFPEDPMEQLFGAVTAVFGSWNNQRAIVYRKLNGIPDDLGTAVNVQLMVFGNMGNDCGTGVAFTRNPSTGEKKLYGEYLINAQGEDVVAGIRTPQPISKLEEEMPEIYQQFLDICKLLENHYKNMQDIEFTIERGKLYILQTRHGKRTAPAAIKIAVDMVEEGLIDKKEAILRVEPGQLDQLLHRRIDPNAKFEVIAKGLPASPGAACGQVVFDADEAEKLGQQGVKVVLVRTETTPDDIHGIVEAQGVLTSRGGMTSHAAVVARGMGKPCVCGCEAIKINYEGKYFTVDGVTVKEGDVISIDGATGQVILGEVPMIDPEISGEFQKLLSWADELRTMSVRANADTPEDAARAREFGAEGIGLCRTEHMFMAQDRLPVVQQMILAETLEERNAALEKLLPMQQGDFYGILKAMAGFPVYIRLLDPPLHEFLPNQEELAVEIAELKCTNGDPKVIAEKEELLKKVRQLHEFNPMLGHRGCRLGVTFPEIYAMQVRAIYQATAQLVKEGVDAKPEVMIPLVIHANELRMLREQAVEIAKQVQEETGVTFDIHVGTMIEMPRAAVTADEIAEFADFFSFGTNDLTQTTLGFSRDDAEGKFLQDYLAKKILTDNPFIVLDQGGVGKLVKMGTELGRQANPKLKVGICGEHGGEPSSIAFCHRVGMDYVSCSPFRVPIARLAAAQAAVGGESAVSTK
- a CDS encoding pyruvate, water dikinase regulatory protein, producing MQPKVYVVSDSVGETAEFVVRAAASQFNGGNIDIRTIPYVNNVHHIKEIVAEAKQEPAIIAYTLVLPELRDALVQETVNLGVTAVDIMGPMVEALANMLDKTPKMKPGLLHKLDKEYFRKVEAIEFAVKYDDGKDPRGINYADVVIIGVSRTGKTPLCMYLAHKRVKATNIPLVPEVAAPADLFILPPKKVIGLTIKPEQLNEIRRERLKTLGLKSGADYASMERILKELDYAEEIMRKINCPIIDVTNKAVEETASKVLEIVNKGDGYGK
- a CDS encoding helix-turn-helix transcriptional regulator, with protein sequence MELTKRQEQIVEIVKQEGPITGRQIAEKLSLIRATLRPDLTLLTMAGILEARPRVGYIFTGKTINSLVAQRINKIKVKDVCSFPFVLDEQVSIYDAIVSMFMEDVGTLFITKNGYLEGVVSRKDLLKATMGGMDVSKVPVMVVMTKMPNVVTINPDDPILLAAQKLVSREIDALPVVEVKTLANGEEKLRVTGRITKTTITKLFVELGETR